In Arthrobacter sp. CDRTa11, one DNA window encodes the following:
- a CDS encoding NAD(P)-dependent alcohol dehydrogenase, whose protein sequence is MLSVNAYAAPSATGDLVPTTIERRDVGPHDVLIEIKYAGICHSDIHTVRGDWGPQQYPLAPGHEIAGIVTEVGAEVTKHAIGDRVGVGCMVNSCRECANCLKGEEQYCLNGMIGTYGAEDRDGTVTQGGYSTHVVVTEDFVVRIPEGLDLAAAAPLLCAGITTFSPLRRWGAGPGKKVAVVGLGGLGHMAVKLASAMGAEVTVLSQSLKKQEDGLRLGADSYYATNDPATFELLAGTFELIINTVSASIDISAYLQLLTLDGALVNVGAPAEPLPVNAFALIMGRRSFAGSMIGGIRETQEMLDFCAEHGLGAEIEVIPASKINDAYERVLASDVRYRFVIDTSTLS, encoded by the coding sequence TGACCTGGTCCCCACCACCATCGAACGCCGCGACGTTGGGCCCCATGACGTACTGATCGAAATCAAGTACGCGGGCATCTGCCACTCTGACATCCACACGGTGCGCGGAGACTGGGGACCCCAGCAGTACCCGTTGGCCCCCGGGCATGAGATCGCAGGGATCGTCACCGAGGTGGGCGCTGAGGTAACAAAGCACGCCATAGGAGACCGCGTGGGGGTCGGCTGCATGGTCAACTCGTGCCGTGAGTGCGCCAACTGCCTGAAGGGCGAGGAGCAGTACTGCCTCAACGGCATGATCGGCACCTACGGAGCCGAAGACCGCGACGGAACCGTCACCCAGGGCGGCTACTCCACCCATGTGGTGGTCACCGAAGACTTCGTGGTGCGTATCCCGGAGGGGCTGGACCTCGCCGCTGCGGCGCCGCTGCTCTGCGCAGGGATCACCACCTTCTCCCCGCTCCGCCGCTGGGGTGCCGGACCCGGCAAGAAGGTTGCCGTCGTCGGACTCGGCGGACTGGGGCACATGGCCGTCAAGCTCGCGTCCGCCATGGGCGCCGAGGTGACCGTCCTCTCCCAGTCCCTGAAAAAGCAGGAGGACGGGCTGCGCCTGGGCGCCGACAGCTACTACGCCACCAACGATCCCGCCACGTTTGAACTGCTCGCCGGGACGTTTGAGCTGATCATCAACACGGTCAGCGCTTCGATCGACATCAGCGCCTACCTCCAGCTGCTGACCCTCGACGGCGCCCTGGTGAACGTGGGCGCCCCCGCCGAGCCGCTCCCGGTCAACGCCTTCGCCCTCATCATGGGCCGGCGCTCGTTTGCCGGTTCCATGATTGGCGGCATCCGTGAAACCCAGGAGATGCTGGACTTCTGTGCCGAACACGGACTCGGAGCGGAAATTGAAGTCATCCCTGCCAGCAAGATCAATGACGCCTACGAACGCGTCCTGGCCTCCGACGTGCGCTACCGCTTTGTCATCGACACCTCCACCCTGAGCTAG
- a CDS encoding glyoxalase has product MTSIEFITLEVPDPAAAAAFYDAAFGLGSRVRTRPSDAATTGFRGFTVSLIVSQPSTVSSLIGTAVEAGATPLKPVQKSIWGYGGVVQAPDGAIWKVATSARKETGPATRQVEKIVLLMAAADVGASKRFYVDRGLAVGKSFGKYVEFAMPSSPVQLGLYGRRALAKDAGVSPDGTGSHRLAIGSHAGPFTDPDGFEWEAASA; this is encoded by the coding sequence ATGACCTCCATTGAATTCATCACCCTCGAAGTGCCCGACCCCGCAGCGGCCGCCGCTTTCTACGACGCCGCCTTTGGACTGGGCAGCCGTGTGCGGACGCGGCCCTCGGATGCCGCGACGACGGGCTTCCGCGGGTTCACGGTGTCGCTGATCGTGTCGCAGCCGTCCACCGTCAGCAGCCTGATCGGCACCGCGGTGGAGGCCGGCGCCACCCCACTAAAGCCCGTCCAGAAGTCGATCTGGGGTTACGGCGGCGTGGTTCAGGCTCCCGACGGCGCCATCTGGAAGGTGGCGACGTCCGCGAGGAAGGAAACCGGACCGGCAACGCGGCAGGTCGAGAAAATCGTGCTCCTTATGGCGGCCGCGGACGTTGGTGCCAGCAAGCGGTTCTATGTTGACCGCGGGCTCGCCGTCGGGAAGAGCTTCGGCAAGTATGTCGAGTTCGCCATGCCGTCCAGCCCGGTCCAGCTGGGGCTCTACGGACGCCGCGCCCTCGCCAAGGACGCGGGCGTCTCTCCCGACGGCACCGGATCGCACCGGCTGGCGATCGGCAGCCACGCCGGCCCCTTCACCGATCCGGACGGGTTCGAATGGGAGGCCGCCTCCGCATAA
- a CDS encoding ALF repeat-containing protein produces the protein MITVLHRALRQFLSAALAVGVVLALVIAAILIPSTAAHAASEGEDRVQAYYLTESEWARVRLAAQRALDSNSPVVIREFLRYGQYLAAAMDQEEQAILLLTGNAESASLEAQSQRLAAESFLVQANDPQLAIAAAASAKTAAEAARAAAGKAAEAVKAAQVTEQVSRAEERARFLTDWAFRTAEAKAANLVEDARLAAEAESRINNPEPYPTDEQITADRQRTYQYLATGTPHVRSSAEKILQANDPLLVRLFLVEGVFAAEELDNRIYAYGLLEAGGLETRAGADVAIDGTREMLRTFFQTEEFRLAVRDQDKGAHVIGIQARISVAKNLASQAALDAAAAEAAAASAATLAAAAEATRPPSSQTGTANSQAPVQGALGVTGGTALNAGLFGAASSPELPAPADAGVPAELAETPTPAVAAAPPAGKASSGTGDADKKAADMKAAAPQASGTQASQNTGLPLWAILLGLGVLVLAVACSILVLRRRRIPA, from the coding sequence TTGATCACCGTTCTGCACCGCGCCCTGCGCCAATTCCTGTCTGCGGCCTTAGCTGTTGGCGTCGTGCTGGCACTCGTCATCGCTGCCATACTGATTCCCTCCACAGCGGCCCACGCTGCTTCCGAAGGCGAGGACCGGGTCCAGGCCTACTACCTCACCGAAAGCGAATGGGCGCGGGTCAGGTTGGCTGCGCAACGGGCATTGGATAGCAATTCACCAGTAGTGATTCGGGAGTTCCTCCGTTACGGGCAGTATCTCGCGGCTGCCATGGACCAGGAGGAACAGGCCATCCTCCTGCTGACGGGGAACGCAGAGTCTGCCAGCCTCGAAGCGCAGTCGCAAAGGCTGGCTGCCGAAAGCTTCCTGGTCCAGGCGAACGATCCCCAGCTCGCCATCGCTGCCGCTGCGTCTGCCAAGACGGCGGCGGAAGCTGCGCGGGCGGCAGCGGGGAAGGCAGCCGAAGCCGTGAAAGCCGCCCAAGTCACAGAGCAGGTTTCCCGGGCGGAGGAGCGGGCGCGGTTCCTGACTGATTGGGCCTTCCGAACGGCTGAGGCAAAGGCTGCCAACCTTGTAGAAGATGCCCGGCTGGCCGCAGAAGCCGAAAGCAGGATTAACAACCCGGAACCCTATCCAACGGATGAGCAGATCACGGCTGACAGGCAACGGACGTATCAGTACCTGGCTACGGGCACCCCCCACGTCCGGTCGTCTGCGGAGAAGATCCTGCAGGCGAATGATCCCCTTCTGGTGCGCTTATTCCTGGTGGAGGGTGTCTTCGCGGCCGAGGAATTGGACAATAGGATTTATGCCTACGGGCTGCTTGAAGCGGGCGGTTTGGAAACAAGGGCCGGAGCAGATGTCGCCATAGACGGGACGCGGGAAATGCTCCGCACTTTTTTCCAGACCGAGGAGTTCCGGTTGGCCGTGCGGGACCAGGATAAAGGAGCCCACGTGATTGGAATTCAGGCACGAATTTCGGTCGCCAAAAACCTTGCAAGCCAGGCTGCGCTGGATGCCGCAGCCGCGGAAGCAGCGGCTGCTTCGGCAGCCACACTGGCGGCGGCTGCCGAAGCAACCAGGCCACCTTCCAGCCAGACCGGAACGGCCAATAGCCAGGCGCCGGTTCAGGGCGCGCTTGGCGTCACGGGTGGCACCGCCCTGAACGCAGGACTCTTCGGTGCAGCCTCCTCCCCGGAGCTGCCTGCACCGGCTGATGCCGGGGTGCCCGCGGAGTTGGCCGAAACCCCAACGCCTGCTGTTGCTGCTGCCCCTCCGGCGGGCAAAGCATCCTCCGGAACGGGCGATGCCGATAAGAAGGCGGCCGATATGAAGGCGGCTGCACCGCAAGCCAGCGGCACGCAGGCAAGCCAGAATACCGGGCTTCCTCTGTGGGCCATCCTGCTCGGCCTGGGAGTGTTAGTACTGGCGGTTGCTTGCAGCATCCTTGTCCTGCGCCGCCGCAGGATCCCGGCTTAA
- a CDS encoding LamB/YcsF family protein, with protein MPFIDLNSDVGESFGSWTMGDDAAVFRHVSSANVACGFHAGDPSTIAKTCRDAVAAGVTIGAHVGYRDLAGFGRRFLDCSATELTDDVLYQLGALQALANAAGSEIKYVKPHGALYNTIVHHEVHAQAVVDAVHTFSPGLPLLLLPGSVALRKAESRGLRAVAEAFADRAYNPDGTLVSRREEGAVLHDNDVVTRNMVRLATEGKIVARDGSVLAVHADSICVHGDTPGAVAMAGAVRAGLEAAGVTVRSFL; from the coding sequence ATGCCATTCATCGATCTGAACAGCGACGTCGGAGAGTCCTTCGGCAGCTGGACCATGGGCGACGACGCCGCCGTCTTCCGCCACGTTTCCAGCGCCAACGTGGCCTGCGGCTTTCATGCCGGTGACCCCAGCACCATCGCCAAGACCTGCCGCGACGCCGTAGCCGCAGGCGTGACCATCGGCGCCCACGTCGGATACCGGGACCTTGCCGGATTCGGCCGCCGGTTCCTGGACTGCTCAGCCACTGAACTGACAGATGATGTGCTGTACCAGCTGGGGGCATTGCAGGCCCTGGCGAACGCAGCAGGCTCGGAGATCAAATACGTCAAACCACACGGCGCCCTTTACAACACCATCGTCCATCACGAGGTGCACGCGCAGGCGGTGGTGGATGCCGTCCATACGTTCAGCCCCGGACTGCCGCTGCTGCTCCTGCCCGGCTCGGTGGCGCTGCGCAAGGCCGAGTCCCGCGGGCTCCGGGCTGTGGCGGAAGCCTTCGCCGACCGCGCCTACAATCCTGACGGCACCCTGGTGTCCCGCCGGGAAGAGGGCGCAGTGCTGCACGACAACGACGTGGTCACCAGGAACATGGTGCGCCTGGCCACGGAGGGCAAAATTGTGGCGCGGGACGGTTCAGTCCTGGCGGTGCACGCTGACAGCATCTGCGTACACGGGGACACCCCCGGCGCCGTGGCCATGGCCGGAGCTGTCCGGGCCGGGCTTGAGGCGGCCGGCGTCACCGTGCGGAGCTTCCTATGA
- a CDS encoding carboxyltransferase domain-containing protein yields the protein MSITGVRWAGPRALLVELTDLVSVLAFHRRVQAEPFPGQLDAVAAAATVLLKFASHRQALAARAAVEHFQLDAVEQDGGREVTIEVVYDGEDLAEVGRLTGLGADGVIAAHTGQVWTAAFGGFAPGFAYLVGESDTLSVPRRTSPRTAVPAGSVALGGKFSAVYPRQSPGGWQLIGRTSAVMWDLDSEQPALIRPGDKVRYVAVDRTAADSAAVRAASRAHAVPAENAAGERDERVSGLEVESPGLQSLLQDLGRPGLGDLGVSAAGAADQQSARQANRLVGNEPGAAVVENLLGGLSVRARGDQVLATAGACVPLEIRSGTGEVLRRPAGCAPFALLDGESLTLGAPSLGLRSYLAARGGFDVPPVLGSRSSDTMSGLGPAPLVAGTLLPVAPVDGVRPVGEPETSTLRLGPGTAELRVTPGPRDDWFTAAAVQALAGQGWQVTDQSNRIGVRLVPEAEDGRSLERSRGGELASEGAVEGALQVPPSGHPVLFLADHPVTGGYPVIAVVVPEDLPTAAQLPPGCRVRFTMVDPATLEPLEPAASGIISEGIPS from the coding sequence ATGAGCATCACCGGCGTCCGCTGGGCCGGGCCGCGCGCATTGCTGGTGGAGCTGACGGACCTTGTGTCAGTGCTCGCCTTCCATCGCCGCGTTCAAGCGGAGCCCTTCCCCGGCCAGCTCGACGCCGTCGCTGCCGCCGCAACCGTGCTGCTGAAATTCGCCTCGCACCGCCAGGCGCTGGCGGCGCGCGCCGCCGTCGAACATTTCCAGCTTGACGCCGTCGAGCAGGACGGCGGCAGGGAGGTCACCATAGAGGTGGTGTACGACGGCGAGGACCTCGCCGAGGTGGGCAGGCTCACCGGCCTCGGGGCCGACGGCGTCATCGCGGCACACACAGGACAGGTGTGGACGGCTGCCTTCGGCGGCTTCGCCCCCGGTTTCGCCTATCTGGTGGGAGAGAGCGATACCCTCAGCGTCCCACGAAGGACCTCGCCGCGCACGGCAGTGCCTGCCGGATCCGTAGCCCTGGGCGGTAAGTTCTCTGCCGTCTATCCGCGGCAGTCCCCGGGCGGCTGGCAGCTCATCGGCCGGACGTCTGCAGTGATGTGGGATCTGGACAGCGAGCAGCCCGCCCTCATCCGGCCCGGCGACAAAGTGCGTTATGTGGCCGTGGACAGAACCGCGGCAGACAGCGCCGCTGTGCGTGCAGCAAGCCGTGCCCACGCGGTTCCTGCAGAGAACGCTGCAGGTGAGCGGGACGAAAGGGTTTCCGGACTGGAAGTTGAGTCACCCGGATTGCAGTCGCTCCTGCAGGACCTGGGCAGGCCAGGGCTGGGGGACCTGGGTGTTTCCGCGGCCGGCGCGGCGGACCAGCAGTCAGCCCGCCAGGCGAACAGGCTGGTGGGGAACGAACCCGGCGCCGCCGTGGTGGAGAATCTCCTCGGCGGGCTTTCCGTCAGGGCCAGGGGGGACCAGGTTCTCGCAACGGCAGGCGCCTGCGTTCCGCTGGAGATCCGCTCCGGGACGGGAGAGGTGCTGCGCCGCCCCGCCGGCTGTGCTCCCTTTGCCCTGCTCGACGGCGAAAGCCTCACCCTGGGTGCCCCATCCCTAGGGCTGCGCAGCTACCTGGCGGCCCGCGGCGGTTTCGACGTCCCGCCGGTGCTTGGCAGCAGGTCCAGCGACACCATGTCCGGTCTGGGTCCCGCTCCGCTGGTCGCGGGAACGCTGCTTCCGGTAGCACCTGTCGACGGCGTCCGGCCGGTGGGTGAGCCCGAAACCTCCACCTTGCGGCTGGGACCAGGAACGGCAGAGCTCCGCGTGACGCCGGGCCCGCGGGATGACTGGTTCACCGCGGCGGCCGTCCAGGCCCTCGCCGGCCAGGGCTGGCAGGTCACGGACCAGTCGAACCGGATCGGCGTGCGGCTTGTACCCGAAGCGGAGGACGGCCGGTCCCTTGAACGCAGCCGCGGGGGCGAACTCGCCAGCGAAGGCGCCGTGGAGGGTGCGCTGCAGGTTCCGCCCAGTGGGCATCCTGTCCTTTTCCTGGCCGACCATCCGGTGACAGGCGGCTATCCGGTGATCGCCGTCGTCGTGCCCGAAGATCTTCCGACGGCGGCGCAACTGCCGCCAGGCTGCCGGGTCCGGTTCACCATGGTGGACCCGGCCACCCTCGAACCCCTTGAACCAGCCGCCAGCGGCATCATTTCAGAAGGAATCCCGTCATGA
- a CDS encoding acetyl/propionyl/methylcrotonyl-CoA carboxylase subunit alpha, producing MKKVLIANRGEIAVRIARACSDAGLQSVAVYSDPDADALHVRLADEAFALGGSSGAETYLDIGKIIGVARRAGADAVHPGYGFLSENADFAQAVMDAGLTWIGPTPQSIRELGNKVTARDIAVRAGAPLVPGSDGPVANADEVLAFAQEFGLPVAIKAAFGGGGRGLKVARRLEDIEDAFESAVRESTVAFGRGECFVERFLDQPRHVEAQVLADTHGNVVVLGTRDCSLQRRNQKLVEEAPAPFLTPEQRAQIHASAKAICREANYHGAGTVEYLVGKDGIISFLEVNTRLQVEHPVTEETSGVDLVREQFRIAAGGVLPFTEDPEPRGHAIEFRLNAEDPARGFLPGPGTVEAFEPPTGPGIRVDSGVRSGSVVPGHYDSLLAKLIVHGEDRPQALRRARAALDEMQIKGLPTVLPFHRAVVRHPDFLAEDHLGVHTTWIENEFAEPLAASPEIARAAPDAARNTITVELDGKAVQLGLPAGLYEALLSGGGGSGALSGSGSAGAGLAGGSIAAEDTSLTSPMAGSLVKWLVETGDVVVAGQPVAVLEAMKMETTVAAHRSGTVARGPQEPGTAVGRGDVLAKIA from the coding sequence ATGAAAAAGGTCCTGATCGCCAACCGCGGCGAGATTGCCGTCCGCATCGCCCGCGCCTGCTCCGATGCCGGCCTGCAGTCCGTTGCCGTGTACTCGGATCCCGACGCCGACGCCCTGCACGTGAGGCTGGCGGACGAGGCCTTCGCGCTGGGCGGGTCATCAGGCGCCGAGACCTACCTGGACATAGGCAAGATCATCGGAGTGGCCCGCCGGGCAGGGGCAGACGCGGTGCACCCCGGATACGGGTTCCTGTCAGAAAACGCGGACTTCGCCCAGGCGGTGATGGACGCAGGGCTGACGTGGATTGGCCCCACGCCCCAGTCCATCCGGGAACTGGGCAACAAGGTGACTGCCCGTGACATCGCCGTGCGGGCCGGTGCCCCCTTGGTGCCGGGCAGCGACGGTCCGGTGGCCAACGCCGACGAGGTCCTGGCCTTCGCCCAGGAATTCGGCCTGCCGGTGGCCATCAAGGCTGCTTTCGGCGGCGGCGGGCGCGGGCTGAAGGTTGCCCGGCGCCTTGAGGATATTGAGGACGCCTTCGAATCGGCGGTCCGCGAATCCACCGTGGCATTCGGCCGCGGGGAATGCTTTGTGGAGCGCTTCCTGGACCAGCCCCGCCATGTGGAAGCCCAGGTCCTGGCGGATACGCACGGCAACGTGGTGGTGCTGGGCACGCGCGACTGCTCGCTGCAGCGCCGCAACCAGAAGCTTGTGGAGGAGGCACCTGCCCCGTTCCTTACCCCCGAACAGCGCGCCCAGATCCACGCTTCCGCCAAGGCGATCTGCCGGGAAGCCAACTATCACGGTGCCGGAACCGTGGAGTATCTGGTGGGCAAGGACGGCATCATCTCCTTCCTGGAAGTGAACACCCGGCTGCAGGTGGAGCACCCCGTTACTGAGGAAACCTCCGGCGTGGACCTGGTCCGTGAACAGTTCCGGATCGCCGCCGGCGGTGTCCTGCCCTTCACCGAGGATCCTGAACCGCGCGGGCACGCCATCGAATTCAGGCTCAACGCTGAGGACCCTGCCCGCGGTTTCCTGCCCGGTCCCGGCACCGTGGAGGCCTTCGAGCCGCCCACCGGCCCCGGCATTCGCGTGGACAGCGGCGTCCGTTCAGGATCGGTGGTGCCTGGCCATTACGATTCGCTGCTGGCCAAGCTCATTGTGCACGGCGAGGACCGTCCCCAGGCCCTGCGCCGGGCCCGGGCCGCCCTAGATGAGATGCAGATCAAGGGCCTGCCCACGGTGCTGCCGTTCCACCGGGCCGTGGTACGCCACCCCGATTTCCTGGCCGAAGACCACCTTGGAGTCCACACCACGTGGATCGAGAACGAGTTTGCCGAACCGCTCGCCGCGTCGCCCGAGATTGCCCGCGCCGCACCCGACGCCGCCCGGAACACCATCACGGTGGAGCTGGACGGAAAGGCGGTGCAGCTTGGGCTGCCGGCCGGGCTCTACGAGGCTTTGCTCAGCGGCGGCGGCGGTTCGGGGGCGCTTTCCGGTTCCGGCTCCGCCGGGGCTGGCCTTGCCGGAGGTTCCATTGCGGCCGAGGACACCAGCCTCACGTCGCCGATGGCTGGCTCGCTGGTGAAATGGCTGGTGGAGACCGGTGATGTTGTGGTGGCCGGGCAGCCTGTGGCGGTGCTCGAGGCCATGAAGATGGAAACCACCGTGGCCGCCCACCGGTCCGGCACTGTGGCGAGGGGCCCGCAAGAGCCGGGCACCGCCGTCGGGCGTGGGGACGTCCTGGCCAAAATCGCCTGA
- a CDS encoding GntR family transcriptional regulator: protein MPMNAALQGIADGGHATHAHTGAWVAGVLRARISAGQLPPGTKLSEQKLSEALGVSRNTLREAFTVLAGESVVQRIPNRGVYVAAPGAEDVREIYRVRRLIEPAAVLWGEKTEGTLDRLDAIIAGAREALAAGSIPGMADANQELHKTLVSLSGSASLDELMEKVLAEMRLVFHAMATTPDFHSHYVERNAALVDQIRSGQREEAAAELRRYLDAAEQELLAHIGAIPA from the coding sequence ATGCCCATGAACGCTGCACTCCAAGGGATCGCCGACGGCGGCCACGCAACCCACGCCCACACAGGGGCGTGGGTTGCCGGCGTGCTGCGCGCACGGATCTCGGCCGGGCAGCTTCCGCCCGGGACCAAACTGTCCGAGCAGAAGCTCTCCGAAGCCTTGGGCGTTTCCCGGAACACGCTGCGTGAGGCCTTTACGGTATTGGCCGGCGAGTCGGTGGTGCAGCGTATCCCCAACCGCGGCGTCTACGTTGCGGCCCCGGGCGCGGAGGACGTGCGCGAGATCTACCGGGTTCGGCGCCTGATCGAACCCGCGGCCGTGCTGTGGGGCGAGAAGACTGAAGGAACCCTGGACCGGCTTGATGCGATCATCGCGGGGGCCCGGGAGGCGCTGGCCGCCGGCTCTATTCCCGGCATGGCAGACGCCAACCAGGAACTGCACAAGACGCTGGTCTCACTCTCCGGCAGCGCCTCCTTGGATGAGCTGATGGAAAAGGTCCTGGCCGAGATGCGCCTGGTTTTCCATGCCATGGCCACCACTCCTGATTTCCACAGCCATTACGTGGAGCGCAACGCGGCCCTGGTGGACCAGATCCGCTCCGGCCAGCGCGAAGAGGCGGCCGCCGAGCTTCGCCGTTACCTTGACGCCGCCGAGCAGGAGCTGCTGGCCCACATCGGTGCCATCCCCGCCTGA
- a CDS encoding putative hydro-lyase, with amino-acid sequence MTLSTNSPAGVELPNNPAALLPSQARALFRAGLVTPTSGWSAGYAQANLIIVPKAQAFDVLLFAQRNPKPCPILGVLDAGETTGALLAGGDVRTDVPRYAVYIDGEKTDEPTDITAYWRDDLVTFIVGCSFTFEAALQENGIRVAHIDQGVNVPMYRTDVRCEPAGSLAGPLVVSMRPVPASQVADAVRITSRYPAVHGAPVHVGNPAELGIDNLGRPDFGDAVEIPAGHVPVFWACGVTPQAAVMESRPALAIGHAPGHMLITDARDSSYLVP; translated from the coding sequence GTGACACTATCAACAAACTCCCCCGCCGGCGTCGAACTTCCCAACAATCCGGCGGCGCTGCTGCCGTCCCAGGCCCGCGCACTGTTCCGGGCGGGCCTTGTGACCCCCACCTCCGGCTGGAGCGCCGGATACGCGCAGGCCAACCTGATCATCGTTCCCAAAGCCCAGGCGTTCGACGTGCTGCTGTTCGCGCAGCGCAACCCCAAGCCCTGCCCTATTTTGGGAGTGCTCGACGCCGGCGAAACCACCGGCGCGCTGCTGGCCGGCGGCGATGTGCGCACTGACGTTCCCCGTTATGCCGTGTACATCGACGGAGAAAAGACCGACGAGCCCACTGACATCACGGCCTACTGGCGCGATGACCTGGTGACCTTTATTGTCGGCTGCAGCTTCACGTTTGAGGCTGCCCTCCAGGAGAACGGCATCAGGGTGGCCCACATTGACCAGGGCGTGAACGTCCCGATGTACCGCACCGACGTCCGCTGTGAACCGGCCGGTTCCCTGGCCGGACCCCTGGTGGTGTCCATGCGGCCCGTTCCGGCGTCGCAGGTTGCCGACGCCGTCCGGATCACCTCGCGGTATCCGGCAGTCCACGGTGCGCCGGTGCATGTGGGGAATCCGGCCGAGCTCGGCATCGACAATCTTGGCCGCCCGGACTTCGGCGATGCCGTGGAAATCCCTGCCGGCCATGTTCCCGTGTTCTGGGCCTGTGGGGTGACGCCGCAGGCCGCCGTGATGGAATCCAGGCCGGCCCTGGCGATTGGGCACGCCCCTGGGCACATGCTGATCACCGACGCCAGGGACAGCAGCTACCTGGTGCCGTAG
- a CDS encoding NRAMP family divalent metal transporter, with protein MESTATLKSGTTKAGRRSALLGAMFLMATSAIGPGFITQTAAFTVQLGAAFAFAILVSILVDIAVQTNVWRVIGVSGLRAQELGNKVLPGIGWFLAGLVFLGGLVFNIGNVAGTGLGTNAMMGLDPKLGGAISAVIAILIFLSKRAGVALDKIVVILGAVMILMTLYVAIVSAPPLGEALRNTVMPEKVDFLVITTLIGGTIGGYITYAGAHRMLDSGATGVEHVKEITQSSILGILVTCVMRVLLFLAIFGVVAGGVALANNNLAASAFEAAAGQIGLRMFGVILWAASITSVIGAAYTSVSFVTKSSTKERTRNLITVGFIAFCAVVYLLIGQAPQQLLIFAGAFNGLILPVGFALLLWVAWRRRDLLHGYAYPKWLLIIGVLAWLLTLFLGWNSLTGLAKLWA; from the coding sequence GTGGAAAGCACCGCAACGCTCAAATCAGGCACAACAAAAGCCGGGCGACGCTCGGCACTCCTCGGCGCCATGTTCCTGATGGCCACCAGCGCTATCGGTCCTGGCTTTATCACACAAACGGCAGCGTTCACCGTGCAGCTGGGGGCTGCCTTTGCCTTCGCCATCCTCGTGTCCATCCTCGTGGACATCGCGGTGCAGACCAACGTCTGGCGCGTCATCGGCGTTTCAGGCCTGCGTGCGCAGGAACTCGGCAACAAGGTCCTCCCGGGGATTGGCTGGTTCCTCGCCGGACTGGTCTTCCTGGGCGGCCTGGTTTTCAACATCGGCAACGTCGCCGGCACGGGCCTGGGCACCAACGCCATGATGGGGCTGGATCCCAAGCTCGGTGGTGCCATCTCCGCGGTCATCGCCATCCTCATCTTCCTGAGCAAGCGAGCCGGCGTGGCGCTGGACAAGATCGTGGTGATCCTGGGCGCCGTGATGATCCTGATGACGCTCTACGTGGCAATCGTCTCCGCCCCGCCTCTCGGTGAGGCGCTTCGGAACACCGTGATGCCGGAGAAAGTGGACTTCCTGGTGATCACCACCCTCATCGGCGGCACCATCGGCGGTTACATCACGTACGCCGGCGCCCACCGGATGCTCGATTCCGGCGCCACCGGTGTGGAGCACGTCAAGGAGATCACCCAAAGCTCTATCCTGGGCATCCTGGTGACCTGCGTGATGCGCGTCCTGCTCTTCCTGGCGATTTTCGGAGTGGTGGCCGGCGGTGTGGCCCTGGCCAACAACAACCTTGCCGCCTCCGCCTTCGAAGCCGCCGCCGGCCAGATCGGCCTGCGCATGTTTGGCGTGATCCTCTGGGCCGCCTCCATCACCTCGGTGATCGGCGCTGCCTACACCTCCGTTTCCTTCGTGACCAAGTCATCCACCAAGGAACGCACCCGCAACCTCATCACCGTCGGCTTTATTGCCTTCTGCGCGGTGGTTTACCTTCTGATCGGCCAGGCGCCGCAGCAGCTGCTCATCTTCGCCGGCGCCTTCAACGGCCTGATCCTCCCCGTGGGCTTCGCCCTCCTGCTGTGGGTGGCCTGGCGCCGCCGGGACCTGCTGCACGGCTATGCCTACCCCAAATGGCTCCTCATCATCGGCGTCCTTGCCTGGCTGCTCACGCTGTTCCTTGGCTGGAACTCCCTGACCGGCCTCGCCAAGCTGTGGGCCTAG
- a CDS encoding DUF5997 family protein, which yields MTSDNSQSMKPATVAKKLGIYLPATPQEFQDSTISRADFAELQSNPPEWLVELRRNGPHPRPVVAQKLNVSISGLARGGVEEALTTAEITALLQAPPQWLVTERSTHAAVRAEAQRVKDEAAKKAAKKG from the coding sequence ATGACCTCTGATAACTCCCAGTCCATGAAGCCGGCCACCGTTGCCAAGAAGCTTGGCATCTACCTGCCCGCAACACCGCAGGAGTTCCAGGATTCAACCATCAGCCGCGCAGATTTCGCCGAGCTCCAGTCCAATCCGCCCGAGTGGCTCGTCGAGCTCCGCCGCAACGGCCCGCACCCGCGCCCTGTCGTTGCCCAGAAGCTGAACGTCTCCATCAGCGGCCTGGCCCGCGGCGGTGTTGAGGAAGCACTGACGACGGCGGAAATCACCGCCCTGCTGCAGGCTCCCCCGCAGTGGCTCGTCACGGAACGCTCCACTCACGCCGCGGTGCGTGCCGAGGCCCAGCGCGTGAAAGACGAGGCCGCTAAAAAGGCAGCCAAGAAGGGCTAG